Proteins from a genomic interval of Eschrichtius robustus isolate mEscRob2 chromosome 9, mEscRob2.pri, whole genome shotgun sequence:
- the CD24 gene encoding signal transducer CD24, with translation MRQFIKSPDGSYGKVKAFSGKLLLFKRIMSKTWEQSCVVRAGGAFRAAEGDHPSGWVIVSSPPSASGGREERRGPKLSRHQCPGSMSAPGGRLPTSWEDGDPGRPIELSQSGEHEELQKQSEWLGEGAGPREPPGPRRSQSRDWRLPAAWEAQTFLLGGPARRPPSPPCLRPPGASDPSRTQHPVRRAAHRRSGHGQSDGGQARTGAAVSGTALTYAVGVLFPGSTRYWIYSNQTAVVTPSSNSSQHTSAAPNPANATTKASDGALQSTASLLVISVSLLHLYC, from the exons ATGCGCCAGTTCATTAAATCGCCTGATGGCAGCTATGGAAAAGTAAAAGCCTTCTCCGGAAAGCTTTTGCTCTTTAAAAGGATAATGAGCAA GACCTGGGAGCAAAGCTGCGTGGTGAGGGCCGGCGGGGCCTTTAGGGCTGCGGAGGGGGATCACCCCTCAGGGTGGGTTATCGTCTCCTCGCCCCCGTCCGCCAGTGGCGGCAGGGAGGAGCGCCGGGGACCGAAACTCAGCCGTCACCAGTGTCCGGGCAGCATGTCCGCGCCCGGGGGGCGGCTCCCCACCTCTTGGGAGGATGGGGACCCGGGACGCCCCATAGAACTCTCACAGTCAGGCGAGCACGAGGAGCTCCAAAAACAAAGCGAGTGGCTGGGGGAAGGGGCGGGC CCGAGGGAGCCCCCGGGTCCGCGCCGTAGTCAGAGCCGGGACTGGAGGCTGCCCGCCGCGTGGGAGGCTCAGACTTTTCTTTTGGGGG GTCCCGCCCGCCGGCCGCCCTCCCCACCTTGCCTGCGCCCGCCCGGAGCCAGCGATCCTTCACGCACCCAGCATCCAGTGAGACGCGCTGCGCACCGACGGAGCGGACATGGGCAGAGCGATGGTGGCCAGGCTCGGACTGGGGCTGCTGTTTCTGGCACTGCTCTTACCTACGCAG TGGGAGTGCTTTTTCCTGGAAGCACACGCTATTGG atttattCAAATCAAACAGCTGTTGTAACACCTTCAAGTAATTCCTCCCAGCATACCTCAGCTGCCCCCAATCCAGCGAATGCCACCACCAAGGCAAGTGACGGTGCTCTGCAGTCAACAGCCAGTCTCTTGGTGATCTCGGTCTCCCTTCTACATCTCTACTGTTAA